GCCGGCTTCGTCGTGGACGCGCTGCTCCACCCCTACCTCAACGACGCCGTCAGGATGCACGAGGCCGGCTACGCCTCGATCGACGACATCGACGCGGCCATGCGGCTCGGCTGCGGCTACCCGGCGGGGCCGTTCGAGATGCTGGAGTCCATCGGCCTGAGCCGCGTGCGCGACGGGCTGAGAGCCCTCTACACCGAGTACCGCGAACCCTCCTACGCGCCGGCGCCGCTGCTCGACCACCTGGTCACGGCCGGCCTGACCGCCTTCCCCCGGCCGTGAGCCCGCGCCGTGCCCGCCGCCGGGACGACTCTCGTCCCGTCGGCTTCCCCCGGGGCATGGACCGGGTCGAGGAGTGGCCCGACGGGGAGTGGAAGGTGCGCATGCTGACCGGCGCCTCCTCGGCCAAGAACTACCGCTGTCCCGGCTGCGACCAGGAGATCCCCGGCGGCCAGCCGCACCTGGTGAGCTGGCCCAACTGGGCGGGCGGCGACGACGAGCGCCGCCACTGGCACACGACGTGCTGGCGCAAGAGACTG
The Nonomuraea muscovyensis genome window above contains:
- a CDS encoding ATP/GTP-binding protein, with amino-acid sequence MSPRRARRRDDSRPVGFPRGMDRVEEWPDGEWKVRMLTGASSAKNYRCPGCDQEIPGGQPHLVSWPNWAGGDDERRHWHTTCWRKRLDRGPGRSRY